CCGTGACAGATTTTGACGACGTATTTTCCGAGGGGCTCGAAGCGGAACTGGGCGTAGAAGGTGGCCACACCGTAGACCCTGCTGAGGGGAATTCCAAGGTAGTTCGCAATCTCCTCAAGGGCCTCCCTGGGAAGGTAGCCGAACTTTTCCTGAGTTCTCTGAAGAAGAGGGATTAGAGAACTCGGTTCCGGCGGATAAGAGTGCATGTAATCGAACGAGGCTTCCATCTTGCATCACCGCAAGTATTTTTCGGAAAAGTTTCGACGTTAATGTTTATAAGAGTGCACTAAAGTACAAGTTTGTAACATCTGGTTGGCAACCATTCGTTTGAAAAATTCTTAAATCAATCCTTTACAAACTTAAAATTGCAAGCCCATTCAAGGCGGTGATGCCCTTGAGATACATAAAACTACCTTCCGAAAACTTTGAGAGGTTCTTCAAGTCACTTGAGGCCTGGGGTACCCTGTATGCCCCGGTAAAAAAGGGTGGCATCTATTCTTTCCAGGAAGTCCACGACCCGGCGGAGATAGCGCTGGACTACACCAGGACCATGCTTCCGCCGAAGAAGTTCTTCTTCAGGCCCAGAGAGGCTATTCTCAGGCTGAAGAACGGCCGCTGGGAGGAAGAAGTCGAAGCGGAACCGATGGTTCTCTTTGGACTCCATTCCTGCGATATTCACGGTCTGAAGATACTCGACAAGGTGTACCTCAACGAGCCGGCCGACCCGTACTACAAGAGCAGGCGCGAGAAGACCCTGATAATAGGGATAAGCTGCATGCCCGACGAGTACTGCTTCTGCAAGAGCCTCGGAACGCACTTCGCAATGGACGGCTTCGACCTGTTTCTCCACGAGCTTCCCGACGGCTGGCTGGTCAGAATCGGGAGCGTCCGCGGCCACGAGATAGCCTGGGAGAACGGCGAGCTGTTCGAAGAGGTGACCGACGAGGACCTCGCCAACTTCAAGGAGTTTGAGGAGAAGCGCGCGAAAGCCTTCCAGAAGGAGCTCCCGCAGGAAGGCCTCGCCGACATGCTCGATTTAGCGTACAACAGCCCCGTGTGGAAGAAGTACGCCGAGATATGCCTCGCCTGCGGCAACTGCAACATGGTCTGTCCGACGTGCCGCTGCTACGAGGTCTGCGACAGCTGGATGGACGCATACAGCTCGGTGCGCGAGAGGCGCTACGACTCGTGCTT
The Thermococcus radiotolerans genome window above contains:
- the shyB gene encoding NAD(P)-dependent hydrogenase/sulfhydrogenase 2 subunit beta, with product MRYIKLPSENFERFFKSLEAWGTLYAPVKKGGIYSFQEVHDPAEIALDYTRTMLPPKKFFFRPREAILRLKNGRWEEEVEAEPMVLFGLHSCDIHGLKILDKVYLNEPADPYYKSRREKTLIIGISCMPDEYCFCKSLGTHFAMDGFDLFLHELPDGWLVRIGSVRGHEIAWENGELFEEVTDEDLANFKEFEEKRAKAFQKELPQEGLADMLDLAYNSPVWKKYAEICLACGNCNMVCPTCRCYEVCDSWMDAYSSVRERRYDSCFMENHGLVAGGHNFRPTRLDRFRHRYYCKSYFDPTAGYNCVGCGRCDEFCPAKIEHVKVLEEVRGSLQ